The Polyangiaceae bacterium genome includes a region encoding these proteins:
- a CDS encoding zinc-ribbon domain-containing protein produces MKISCPSCAAKYSIADEKVQDKLAKIRCRKCGTTIVIDGKVDPPSVYAGDATASQVDAPQVSDPAAGGAVGPGEYSVDFGDNDQRTMTVAEIVAAYNAGTMTAETFVWADGMADWQPMGQVPALVDALHVAASEPAAAASPSSAIHSSDIASPAPAAAPWEAAKPAEAPRAAARAGGRGSTADLFGSSFEGAGGEADVTTSAREPAPALGLGSSASAGGTGARNESSVLFSLSALTATAAPAAAPSASPAVKSAGATTATKEDSGLIDLKALTAASDQPAQQMAPLTPSPLGMAPPLGLAPPLGGGVEAQIAAPMTQPAKSKAGIFIGAGIAVAAIAIAAAIVVVGKGQPPPPPAPTAAATAAPAPTPTPAPTPTEESTAKPPATGTAEEEKKPAATAKKPGTGGPIAKPAAGGTKPKPAAGGETKPAAGGEKPKPKPSGGCGCAPGDLQCAMKCAAGGG; encoded by the coding sequence GTGAAGATCTCGTGTCCCTCGTGCGCGGCCAAGTACTCGATCGCCGACGAAAAGGTCCAAGACAAGCTCGCCAAGATCCGCTGCAGAAAATGCGGGACGACCATCGTCATTGACGGCAAAGTCGATCCGCCGAGCGTGTACGCCGGTGACGCGACGGCATCGCAGGTGGACGCACCGCAGGTCTCGGATCCCGCCGCTGGCGGCGCCGTGGGCCCGGGCGAGTACTCGGTGGACTTCGGGGACAACGACCAGCGCACGATGACCGTCGCGGAGATCGTGGCCGCTTACAACGCCGGGACGATGACTGCGGAGACCTTCGTCTGGGCGGATGGCATGGCCGACTGGCAGCCGATGGGCCAGGTCCCGGCGCTGGTCGACGCGCTGCACGTGGCGGCCTCGGAGCCCGCAGCAGCGGCGTCGCCGAGCAGCGCCATCCACTCCAGCGACATCGCGAGCCCGGCTCCGGCGGCCGCACCCTGGGAAGCAGCCAAGCCCGCCGAGGCCCCTCGTGCTGCGGCACGTGCTGGCGGCCGTGGCTCGACCGCAGACCTGTTCGGTTCTTCCTTCGAGGGTGCCGGCGGCGAAGCCGACGTGACCACGAGCGCCCGCGAGCCTGCGCCCGCGTTGGGGTTGGGCTCGTCCGCCAGCGCTGGCGGCACCGGTGCGCGTAACGAGTCGAGCGTGCTCTTCTCGCTGAGCGCGCTCACCGCGACGGCGGCCCCGGCCGCAGCGCCGTCCGCTTCACCGGCCGTGAAGAGCGCGGGGGCCACTACCGCCACGAAAGAGGACTCGGGTCTCATCGACCTCAAGGCGCTCACGGCGGCCTCCGACCAGCCCGCTCAACAGATGGCGCCGCTCACACCCTCGCCGCTCGGGATGGCGCCCCCGCTCGGCCTCGCTCCGCCGCTCGGCGGCGGCGTAGAAGCCCAGATCGCAGCCCCGATGACCCAGCCCGCGAAGAGCAAGGCGGGCATCTTCATCGGCGCGGGGATCGCGGTCGCCGCCATCGCCATCGCCGCGGCCATCGTCGTCGTCGGCAAGGGCCAGCCACCCCCACCCCCGGCGCCAACCGCCGCAGCCACAGCCGCGCCGGCGCCCACACCGACTCCGGCTCCGACCCCCACCGAGGAGTCCACGGCCAAGCCGCCCGCCACGGGCACGGCCGAGGAAGAGAAGAAGCCGGCCGCGACCGCCAAGAAGCCCGGCACCGGTGGCCCGATCGCCAAGCCCGCCGCGGGTGGCACCAAGCCCAAGCCCGCCGCGGGTGGCGAGACCAAGCCTGCCGCAGGCGGCGAGAAGCCCAAGCCCAAGCCCAGCGGCGGCTGCGGCTGTGCACCGGGCGACCTGCAGTGCGCGATGAAGTGCGCTGCCGGCGGCGGCTGA
- a CDS encoding EutN/CcmL family microcompartment protein: MILGRVTGTVVATVQHPFYRGRKQLIVRACTPDGGFDGESYVVAVDLVGAGVGELVLVEDEGNSARQLLDAPNAPVRSVVVGIVDQVTSG; the protein is encoded by the coding sequence GTGATTCTGGGACGCGTGACGGGCACGGTGGTGGCCACGGTTCAGCACCCGTTCTATCGGGGGCGAAAGCAGCTCATCGTGCGCGCTTGCACGCCCGACGGAGGCTTCGACGGCGAGAGCTACGTCGTCGCGGTGGACCTGGTGGGCGCCGGCGTCGGCGAGCTGGTGCTCGTCGAGGACGAGGGCAATAGCGCGCGGCAGCTTCTCGATGCGCCGAATGCGCCGGTGCGTTCGGTGGTCGTGGGGATCGTGGATCAGGTCACGAGCGGATGA
- a CDS encoding EutN/CcmL family microcompartment protein encodes MKLGRVIGTLVASVKADGMEGLKMLIVRPLTSRLEPSGEPFVATDASAQASTGDLVTWEASREAALLHDPWFVPVDHAVVGIVDQHHYDETGLSDPGERS; translated from the coding sequence ATGAAGCTCGGACGCGTCATTGGCACGCTGGTGGCCAGCGTGAAGGCCGACGGCATGGAAGGGTTGAAGATGCTGATCGTGCGACCCTTGACCTCGAGGCTCGAGCCCAGCGGCGAGCCCTTCGTGGCGACGGACGCCTCCGCCCAGGCCAGCACTGGTGATTTGGTGACCTGGGAGGCCTCGCGAGAGGCGGCGCTCCTGCACGACCCGTGGTTCGTGCCCGTCGACCACGCGGTCGTCGGCATCGTGGACCAGCACCACTACGACGAAACGGGCCTCTCGGATCCGGGGGAGCGCTCGTGA
- a CDS encoding BMC domain-containing protein, whose amino-acid sequence MEFERRAPLSTGPALALLELGDVPAGLVALDAVAKEAPVSVIRAGTIHHGHFLIVFAGALAAVEMSHARALERSGRAVADCVLLPDAEPRLLPALADGVRRFPAPGDALGMLEARSSPTLVGALDAALKGTPVELVEIRLAEGLGGKAVASLWGNQFDVEAALELAESRLARSRAEGASTTLIANAHPEVARVLESGTRFFKEQFG is encoded by the coding sequence ATGGAGTTCGAACGTCGCGCTCCCCTCTCTACCGGGCCCGCGCTCGCGCTGCTCGAGCTCGGCGACGTCCCGGCGGGGCTGGTGGCGCTCGACGCCGTCGCCAAGGAGGCGCCGGTGAGCGTGATCAGGGCGGGCACCATCCATCACGGGCACTTCCTGATCGTCTTCGCCGGCGCGCTGGCTGCGGTCGAGATGTCCCACGCCCGCGCGCTCGAACGCTCGGGTCGGGCCGTGGCCGACTGCGTGCTCCTTCCGGACGCGGAGCCGCGCCTCTTGCCAGCGCTCGCCGATGGCGTGCGCCGTTTCCCCGCGCCCGGGGACGCGCTGGGGATGCTCGAAGCACGCTCGTCGCCGACCCTGGTGGGCGCCCTCGACGCCGCGTTGAAGGGCACGCCGGTGGAGCTGGTGGAGATCCGCCTGGCGGAAGGCCTCGGCGGCAAGGCCGTGGCGTCGCTCTGGGGCAACCAGTTCGACGTCGAAGCGGCGCTCGAGCTCGCCGAGTCCCGGCTGGCGCGGAGTCGCGCCGAAGGAGCTTCGACCACGTTGATCGCCAACGCCCATCCCGAGGTCGCGCGGGTGCTCGAGTCGGGCACGCGCTTCTTCAAGGAGCAATTCGGATGA
- a CDS encoding aldehyde dehydrogenase EutE — translation MAVSPEEIRRIAEAIADRLSGGGTGSAAQPAKAPSSSLSASGDDGIFANIDDAIRASRAAFIALSALGLEQRKLIIESMRVAMRREAEALARMACEETGLGRVEDKILKNLLVTNKSPGPEDLSPIAHTGDDGFALIEPAPFGVIGAITPVTNPPSTIICNAIAMVSAGNAVTFNPAPGAKRVCAATIRGLNRAIMAAGGPANVLTAVAEPTIESAQTLMKHPLVRLVVVTGGPGVVQAAMHSGKRAICAGPGNPPAVVDPTADLEKAGRDVVLGHSFDNNVICVDEKECIAVDSIADSLKAVMKKHGAVELKAADIPRLEKVIFEKNAGPRGHAVINRKFVGKNASLILQELGIPGGPEVRCVLIDVPNDHPLVWTEQMMPVLPLTRVKTVDEAIDLAVEAEGGCFHTATMHSHDIAALSKMARKCNCSIFVKNGRAIAGLGADGEGYTSFTIASPTGEGLTTARSFSRWRRCTMVDHFRIV, via the coding sequence CTGGCGGTGAGCCCGGAGGAGATCCGCCGCATCGCCGAGGCCATCGCCGACCGCCTGAGCGGCGGTGGCACCGGGAGCGCAGCGCAACCTGCAAAGGCGCCGTCGTCCTCGCTGTCCGCGTCGGGAGACGACGGCATCTTCGCCAACATCGACGACGCCATTCGGGCCTCGCGGGCCGCGTTCATCGCGCTCTCGGCGCTCGGGCTCGAGCAACGCAAGCTGATCATCGAGTCGATGCGCGTCGCCATGCGCCGCGAGGCCGAAGCGCTCGCGCGGATGGCCTGCGAGGAGACAGGGCTCGGGCGGGTCGAGGACAAGATCCTCAAGAACCTCCTGGTCACCAACAAGTCGCCGGGACCCGAGGACCTGTCGCCCATCGCCCATACGGGCGACGACGGCTTCGCGCTGATCGAGCCGGCGCCGTTCGGAGTCATCGGCGCCATCACGCCGGTCACCAACCCGCCCTCGACCATCATCTGCAACGCCATTGCCATGGTCTCGGCTGGCAACGCCGTCACCTTCAACCCGGCACCCGGTGCCAAGCGGGTGTGCGCGGCGACGATCCGAGGCTTGAACCGCGCCATCATGGCCGCTGGCGGCCCGGCCAACGTGCTGACCGCGGTGGCCGAGCCGACCATCGAGAGCGCACAGACGCTGATGAAGCACCCGCTGGTCCGCTTGGTCGTCGTCACCGGCGGTCCGGGCGTGGTGCAGGCCGCCATGCACTCGGGCAAACGGGCGATCTGCGCCGGTCCGGGCAATCCGCCGGCGGTGGTCGACCCTACCGCCGACCTCGAGAAGGCCGGCCGCGACGTGGTGCTGGGCCACTCCTTCGACAACAACGTGATCTGCGTGGACGAGAAGGAGTGCATCGCGGTCGACTCGATCGCGGACTCGCTCAAGGCCGTGATGAAGAAGCACGGCGCCGTGGAGCTCAAGGCCGCGGACATCCCCCGGCTCGAGAAGGTGATCTTCGAGAAGAACGCCGGCCCGCGCGGCCATGCGGTGATCAACCGCAAGTTCGTGGGCAAGAACGCCTCGCTGATCCTGCAGGAGCTCGGCATCCCCGGCGGCCCCGAGGTGCGCTGCGTCTTGATCGACGTGCCCAACGATCATCCGCTGGTCTGGACCGAGCAGATGATGCCGGTCCTGCCCTTGACCCGCGTGAAGACCGTGGACGAAGCCATCGACCTCGCCGTGGAGGCCGAAGGCGGCTGCTTCCACACCGCCACCATGCACTCCCACGACATCGCGGCGCTCTCGAAGATGGCGCGGAAGTGCAACTGCAGCATCTTCGTCAAGAACGGCCGGGCCATCGCCGGATTGGGTGCCGACGGCGAGGGCTACACTTCGTTCACCATCGCCTCACCCACCGGTGAGGGGCTGACGACGGCGCGTTCGTTCTCGCGCTGGCGACGCTGCACCATGGTCGACCACTTCCGCATCGTCTGA
- a CDS encoding EutN/CcmL family microcompartment protein, with protein sequence MLLAKVVGTLVATRKDPKLDGLKFMLLRQVNPESLAEGGYVVANDAVGCGVGEYVLYASGSSARQTEVTKDRPCDAVIMAIVDTWEIGGETRFDKHGQEHGYAD encoded by the coding sequence ATGCTCCTGGCAAAAGTGGTCGGGACCCTGGTCGCGACGCGCAAGGATCCGAAGCTCGACGGGCTGAAGTTCATGCTCTTGCGCCAGGTCAACCCGGAGAGCCTGGCCGAGGGCGGCTACGTGGTCGCCAACGACGCCGTCGGCTGCGGCGTCGGCGAATACGTGCTGTACGCGTCGGGCTCTTCGGCGAGGCAGACGGAGGTCACGAAGGATCGCCCCTGCGACGCCGTGATCATGGCGATCGTGGACACTTGGGAGATCGGCGGAGAGACTCGCTTCGACAAGCACGGCCAGGAGCACGGGTATGCGGACTAA
- a CDS encoding BMC domain-containing protein: MAEALGMIECRSFAAMVEASDAMVKAAKVELVAYEKTGGGYVTAIIRGDVAAVKAAVEAGQANAARVGEIVATHIIARPHVNVDLRLPLGRQDEVAAELKSRGGK; encoded by the coding sequence ATGGCCGAAGCATTGGGTATGATCGAGTGCCGCTCCTTCGCGGCAATGGTTGAGGCGTCCGACGCCATGGTCAAAGCGGCGAAGGTCGAGCTCGTCGCCTACGAGAAGACCGGCGGGGGCTACGTCACCGCGATCATCCGCGGCGACGTCGCGGCGGTGAAGGCCGCGGTCGAAGCGGGTCAGGCCAACGCCGCCCGCGTCGGCGAGATCGTCGCCACTCACATCATCGCGCGCCCCCACGTCAACGTGGACCTGCGGCTCCCGCTCGGCCGTCAAGACGAGGTCGCCGCGGAGCTCAAGTCACGGGGCGGCAAGTAA
- the deoC gene encoding deoxyribose-phosphate aldolase, with translation MRLASAPGLGAVPEDIAKYIDHTLLRPEATYSDIDKLCDEAKKYGFASVCVNPMYVKRCADRLRGSSSLVCTVIGFPLGATPPDIKALEARRAIRDGAREIDMVICIGALKSGDHKHVYDDIRAVAETVHDGRAILKVILETALLTDEEKIAGCVAAKKARADFVKTSTGFAKGGATVHDVTLMATAVDHRLGVKASGGVGSAEDARKMIQAGATRIGASVGVKIVQESRGQASDQSSAKAAY, from the coding sequence ATGCGCCTGGCCAGCGCGCCGGGCCTGGGCGCCGTGCCGGAGGACATCGCCAAGTACATCGATCACACGCTGCTGCGCCCAGAAGCGACCTATTCGGACATCGACAAGCTGTGCGACGAGGCCAAGAAGTACGGATTCGCGTCGGTGTGCGTGAACCCGATGTACGTGAAGCGCTGCGCCGACCGGCTCCGGGGCTCGTCGTCACTCGTGTGCACGGTCATCGGCTTCCCGCTCGGCGCCACGCCGCCGGACATCAAGGCGCTGGAAGCGCGCCGCGCCATCCGCGACGGCGCGCGCGAGATCGACATGGTGATCTGCATCGGCGCGCTGAAGAGCGGCGACCACAAACACGTGTACGACGACATCCGGGCCGTCGCCGAGACCGTGCACGACGGGCGCGCAATCCTCAAGGTCATCCTGGAGACGGCCCTGCTCACCGACGAGGAGAAGATCGCCGGCTGCGTCGCGGCCAAGAAGGCGCGGGCGGACTTCGTGAAGACCTCGACCGGGTTCGCCAAGGGCGGCGCCACGGTGCACGACGTCACGCTGATGGCCACCGCCGTCGACCACCGCCTGGGCGTGAAGGCGTCGGGCGGCGTGGGCTCGGCGGAGGACGCGCGCAAGATGATCCAGGCCGGCGCAACCCGCATCGGCGCGTCCGTGGGTGTGAAGATCGTGCAAGAGTCCCGCGGACAGGCGTCCGACCAGTCGTCGGCGAAGGCCGCTTATTAG
- a CDS encoding triose-phosphate isomerase — MNVGGPEAAALALAVAGAVRAHDAVDVLVAPPFTALAAVRAALDDAGSRVALGAQNMSEEADGAFTGEISSSMLRSAGVTWVLLGHSERRQKSGETDDLVAKKTARAMTTGPRPIVCVGETLAEREAGDTLVVVARQVRAVVEALGRQPGFGAIAYEPVWAIGTGKVASPRDAETVHASIRALLARASPELARSTRILYGGSVKADNAAELLAQPNIDGALVGGASLDAAGFAEIVAAAQSRAQA, encoded by the coding sequence ATGAACGTGGGCGGGCCGGAGGCCGCCGCGCTCGCCCTCGCCGTCGCCGGCGCGGTGCGCGCGCACGACGCGGTGGACGTGCTGGTCGCGCCGCCGTTCACCGCGCTCGCTGCCGTGCGTGCTGCGCTCGACGACGCCGGGAGCCGCGTCGCGCTCGGCGCGCAAAACATGAGTGAAGAGGCGGACGGCGCGTTCACCGGAGAGATCTCCAGCAGCATGCTACGCAGCGCCGGGGTGACCTGGGTGCTGCTCGGTCACAGCGAGCGCCGGCAGAAGAGCGGGGAGACGGACGACCTCGTTGCCAAGAAGACCGCCCGCGCGATGACCACCGGGCCTCGGCCCATCGTGTGCGTGGGCGAGACGCTCGCGGAGCGCGAGGCGGGCGACACGCTCGTGGTGGTCGCGCGTCAGGTTCGCGCCGTGGTCGAGGCGCTCGGGCGTCAGCCCGGCTTCGGCGCCATCGCCTACGAGCCCGTCTGGGCCATCGGCACGGGCAAGGTGGCGAGCCCCCGGGACGCCGAGACCGTCCACGCTTCGATCCGCGCGCTCCTGGCGCGCGCTTCGCCGGAGCTCGCGAGGAGCACCCGCATTCTCTACGGTGGCAGCGTCAAGGCGGACAACGCGGCGGAGCTCCTGGCCCAGCCGAACATCGACGGCGCGCTGGTCGGAGGCGCGTCGCTCGACGCGGCAGGCTTCGCTGAGATCGTCGCGGCCGCCCAGTCCCGAGCCCAGGCATGA
- the yfcF gene encoding glutathione transferase — MITLYAEPLWDSPWVFSVFVALMEKELPFEARTLDLAAGEQRAPEYRAASLTARVPCIDHDGFLLSESAAIVEYLEESFPAPEHPRLLPDSIHDRARARQVMGWLRSDLGPLREERPTSSVFFAPVSAPLSANALAARDKLVSICERLVTEGAGHIFGYVTIPDFELTLALQRLIANGDPIPERLTRYAQEIWQRPSVQAFVNHDRPSGH, encoded by the coding sequence TTGATCACGCTCTACGCCGAGCCGCTCTGGGACAGTCCCTGGGTCTTCTCCGTGTTCGTCGCCCTGATGGAGAAGGAGCTGCCCTTCGAGGCGCGCACCCTCGACCTCGCGGCAGGTGAGCAGCGCGCCCCGGAGTACCGCGCCGCCTCGCTCACCGCGCGTGTGCCCTGCATCGATCACGACGGCTTCTTGCTCTCGGAGTCCGCAGCCATCGTCGAGTACCTGGAGGAGAGCTTTCCTGCCCCAGAGCATCCGCGCCTCTTGCCCGACTCGATCCACGATCGGGCGAGAGCCCGGCAGGTCATGGGCTGGCTGCGCAGCGATCTGGGCCCCTTGCGCGAGGAGCGCCCGACCAGCTCGGTCTTCTTCGCACCGGTGAGCGCGCCGCTCTCGGCGAATGCGCTCGCCGCCCGGGACAAGCTCGTCTCGATCTGCGAGCGCCTGGTGACCGAGGGGGCCGGCCACATCTTCGGCTACGTCACCATCCCCGATTTCGAGCTCACGCTGGCGCTCCAGCGTTTGATCGCGAACGGCGATCCCATCCCCGAACGGCTGACGCGGTACGCGCAAGAGATCTGGCAGCGGCCGAGCGTACAGGCGTTCGTGAATCACGACAGGCCGAGCGGGCACTAG
- a CDS encoding J domain-containing protein: MTDPATLERLQDWAEVLDDSTYYEILGVLEICDDEALREAFRNFALSFHPDLFRDTPAPVQAAVRRIFQRGTEAYRVLGDRELRIRYDMGLERGKRRMEDVLAPKSELPPPISLRSKGLDELARSGGAKLAAQKASKLIDKGDLEGAKKELEKALSFDGNANQKLAEQIEAITLVLYAGGGSSG, from the coding sequence ATGACCGATCCAGCCACGCTCGAGCGCTTGCAGGATTGGGCCGAGGTCCTGGACGACTCGACCTACTACGAAATCCTCGGCGTGCTCGAGATCTGCGACGACGAAGCGCTGCGCGAGGCGTTCCGGAATTTCGCTCTGTCGTTCCACCCGGATCTGTTCCGCGACACCCCCGCGCCGGTGCAGGCGGCGGTGCGGCGGATCTTCCAGCGCGGAACCGAGGCCTACCGCGTGCTCGGCGATCGCGAGCTGCGCATTCGCTACGACATGGGGCTCGAGCGCGGCAAGCGCCGGATGGAAGACGTGCTCGCGCCCAAGAGCGAGCTTCCGCCTCCGATCAGCCTCCGCAGCAAGGGCCTGGACGAGCTGGCGCGCTCCGGGGGCGCCAAGCTCGCGGCCCAGAAGGCGAGCAAGCTGATCGACAAGGGCGACCTCGAAGGCGCCAAGAAGGAGCTGGAGAAAGCGCTCAGCTTCGACGGCAACGCCAATCAGAAGCTGGCCGAGCAGATCGAGGCGATCACGCTGGTGCTCTACGCCGGAGGCGGGAGCTCCGGTTGA